The nucleotide window AAATGAGAGATGTCCTCTTGGCGTACGCCGCCTAGGAAGTTGTCAAAGGGCTTGAAGACTGCTCCTGTGGCCTCCACTTTGTCACGGGCATCCTCAGTGCTGTAGAAGTGTACCTCATCCCCAGCTTCACACCAGGCTTTGATGATCGGCAGCATGGGATTCACATGTCCATCACCAATTCCACCAATTGCTAATATCTTTGCCATAGTCATTCCCCTCTTATATGTAATCTCTAATAGTTATGCATGGAGTGCTCATTAACTACTAATTGTAGTATGCTTTAGGGCTTATGTCTATTTGAACATTCGTACAGGGAATGTTTGATTACTTTGCTATAGAAAAAGGCCTAAAGTTGCTGCACTACATATAAAAGAAACAATATAACACTCATTACTTGATAACATTGATATGTCAGGAATAATTGAATACAATTCATAAATGAAGAAGGTTTTTGTAAAGATAGAAAAAATAAAAAATTTCTCAGCATATTTGTATCGGGTACTACAATACTTATACAAGATGTTAACTTGATATGAATAGAATATTCATCCGAAAATCACAACAAATTGTTAGTTTCAATGGCACAATCAGGAAAAAAAGGTGGATAGAGGCGATGGTATGTTAACTCTTTATATTACAAGACATGGGGAAACGGAATGGAATGTGCAAAAGAGGATGCAAGGCTGGCTCGATTCTGAGTTAACAGATAAGGGTATCAATCATGCAAAATCATTAGGCGTACGACTCAAGGATATAGATTTTACAGCAGTGTATACAAGTACCAGTGGACGTACTCAACTTACAGCAAAGCTTATTTGTGAAGGAAAAGATGTTCCCACCATACATGATGAGAATTTGCAGGAAATCAACGTGGGTGACTGGGAAGGTAAGACACACTCTGATATACAAAAGCATGATCCAAGTGAATATGATGCCTTTTGGAATGCCCCTAAGCAGTATAAGTCAGTTTCTGGAGAAACATTCTACGAGGTATGGGAAAGAGCCTTGAGGGCTTTAAAGCGTATTACAAAAGAGCAGCACACAGGAAATATCTTAATCGTTACTCATTCCGTTGTGATTAAATGTTTATTGGCTATCTTTAAAAATGCTTCCATAGAACAACTGTGGGACCCTCCTTATATTCATGACACGAGTCTGACCATGGTTGAGGTTGATGAGGTGGGTTACAGAGTTCTATTAGAAGGGGATTTGTCACATAAAGAACCGATTACACCTGAAAAGGTTTAACTAGATGTACTTCTGAGAATGCCAGTTAGTTTACCTAATCATGTATGTGGTATACGATCATTTTTTGTAGTACACTTCAATCAAAGGGGGAGAAAAAATGGCCGCTATAAATCAAGTGCAAAAAGTATGGGAAACTACATTCATTGAAACAGAGAGAGGGATTTTTGAGGTATTTATAAAGGGAACGGGAGAGCCTCTTTGTATTACACATTTATACTCAGAATTTAATCATAGTGGTGATTATTTTGCTGATATTTTCACAAATACTCATCAAGTATTCTTAGTAAATTTGCGTGGAGTTGGTGGTTCTGAAACTGAAATACACGAAGAACAACTAAGTATGCTAGAAACCGTTAGAGATTTAGATGCTATAA belongs to Ectobacillus sp. JY-23 and includes:
- a CDS encoding histidine phosphatase family protein translates to MLTLYITRHGETEWNVQKRMQGWLDSELTDKGINHAKSLGVRLKDIDFTAVYTSTSGRTQLTAKLICEGKDVPTIHDENLQEINVGDWEGKTHSDIQKHDPSEYDAFWNAPKQYKSVSGETFYEVWERALRALKRITKEQHTGNILIVTHSVVIKCLLAIFKNASIEQLWDPPYIHDTSLTMVEVDEVGYRVLLEGDLSHKEPITPEKV